GATTACTCATCTATTAAACATAAACATCAATGATCCTGAGCCTAAGAGCCATTTGAATGATTGGAAGTGACCATTTCAATGCTGTAGTATAAACTTTACCATTCCAGGAGGCCAACATCTTGGTGTCCAGATGAGGGCGTGGCCGACTCTTCCTCACTTCGGCCATTTTGGCTCTGGCGGAGGCCAGGAGCTCATTGACTTTCTCGACAGTGATGCCAAAGCGAGCAGCTGTTAACTCGACTGAATAACGCACGATCAGCACATTCTGGCCCTGCAGCTCCCCGTGGGGGTCCTGGCAACACACAGTACAGGGAATAAGAGGGTGTTCACacatactgatccacactgactGCAGCATTTTTCATGTTAATGGTTACTGACACTCTCAAGTCACCTTAAAGTCCTCTGTGACTGAAATATAATAAACCATTATCATTCTGTGCATATTCATTTTCATTCCCTGAGCAAGATCAACACAACTAGAACAAAAGTACCTGTTCTGGAGCAACATTGCCTTGCTCTTTGACCCCATAGTGATGCATAAAGATGTCAGCCAGCGTAGCATTACCAGCGGCGCCCTCCACCACGTCTGGTAAGAGCTCCCGAATTTCAGAGGCTGTCCACACGCAGAAAGCCCCCTCTCGCTTTTCTGGTCCCCCCAAAGCCGGGACAGAGTCTGCATCCTCTGCACTGTAGAAGCCCCCAGACTGTTCAGagaatgcacaaacacacagagagggcAGGAGGAGGGAGAGGTGCTTTTTAAGGACGAGAGACAAAACACTGTTGTAGATCAGTTGAGAAACATGCATCAGTATTCACGACACTCTTTCTGTTGCTGTGACATGATGACGAAAGCAACTATCTGAGAACATGCAAAAATTAGTTTAGACACTGAAATAATTCGGAAAGCTCAAAGctaaaagtaaaaacacatcaaaaccTAAAACCGTGGCACTTGGTTGGAGGAAAAGCAGGACGGTTTAGCATTTTTTTCCTAAAATGAAGACTTAAACATTGCACTGGTACTGCACGTTTTTAAGATCATAACTGGCTTATTAATGTAGTTGGGAAACACAGAGATTTGCCAACCACAAAGTTTAATAGGGTTTTAATAGATCTACTGTAAAAAACACATAATGACTCTCAATTAATTTCAACCCCTGTGATGCAAGAGAAATCAAGCTTCAGGTAGttaaaaaggaaatacagaGACTGGAGATCACTGAGACCAACAAGGCTCACAGGAAACCAGCTGAAGTAAAAAAGTACTCCAGTAAATTAGCCTGAGGACAATCACGGCGTCTCCCTCACTGTGGGAAGATCCCACCCACTGTATTACAAAAAAGCGGCATGAAGTCTGTAGAAAATGATCTTTGCAGCACCAATTCATTAGCCTGTAATTGCATAATAAATCTTAGGGAATATTATTATTGCAACAAGTCTGGTTTTAATTGTGTGCCCAATTCACTTCTGTCGCCTCAtttaacaaaaggaaaaaaaaaggcttgacCCTTAGACGAGAGGCAAGAGTTTAAGAGGCTAATCATCAACGGGGTCCCACCCACCCCGTGACCTTGAGGATGCATGAACAAAAAGAATCCATAGAAAGGAACTTAATACAGTGTTTGCTTTAATATGCCTGTGCATTGATTCTCCAAGTCTGTGAAAGATGTCTTGACagatgctcaatcatccaggtaagaaaaTCCCCAAAAACTTTTTTGGGGCTGTAGAAAGATAAACACAGTTATTATCATAAATATCCCCCTTAGCGCCACAGTGTAGGGGTTTACACATTTGCTCAGCTGGAAACATAAATCCTCTTCAGGGTTGTATCAGGAAGGACATCCGGTGTAAAAGCTCTGCCAAACTAAACCTTTAAAGTTACCCGCTGTGACGACCCCTCGTGCCAAAGAAGCAGCCAAAAGTAACTATTTCTTGTGaaatatgtttctttatttGCTGATTTACAAAATCAACATAATGATGGTGAAGAGTTCCCATtaccacaaaaacaacacagcagtTCTGCCACAGAAATGGCAGACTCACCTTGTCACTCAAGTCTCTGGAGACATAAAGCAGTACGTCCTTAGCCACTTCTGCAAAAAACTGCTCACCTGAAACctggaaaaacagaaatgcacaCAAGTCACCTTCCAAAGTAACATGATTTAACCTTAACATGATTTAACCTTAACATGATTTAACCTTAACATGACCTCACAGGTACTGTCACGTGGAGTGGTCTCTGCAGTATGCAATGAGAGTTTTATTCGTTTgagtttgtatgtttgtgtcCTAATTAgggtttgtttttcagtctctGACTTAAAAGCAGGCCAGCCCAACATGCACTCACgggaaaactgaaaactatGGCATTCAGATTCTTAAGTTGTTTGCTGCATCATAACTCAGTGCTGCCCACTGCAGTGGAAAACACTGTCAAGTGTTTGCAGTGATGTACTAAAAACAGTAGAGTACTGTGATTTTGACTGagggttaaataaataaaagaaaagtaacAAAGCACAGTCTGACCACTCCTGGATTTTTAGGACTTATGCTGATAGAGACTTTGAggaagcaaaaaaaattcaagcaTTACAACATCTGCAATACTCTTTATACTGTACTATATTAGCGATGTGTGAAACCACTTGAGATGACTAGATGTTTGATCACTGCTGCCTTTGATAGTGATCATCAAAATTACTGCGTAGTTTAAGAAATGCATCCATTTCTAATTCAATTCTGGGTCACAGGGcgctgaagcctatcccagaTGTCATAAAGTGAGAGACGGCGTACAAGCTGATCAGGTCAGACTTTACCCTGGGATTCACACCTACAGTCAATTTAGAATTTCCAAATAACTTAACCTCTTTGGACTGTAAGAGGACACACGGGGAGAACAAGCAAAGGCTCCAGGCTGGATTCAAAACCAGGACCTTCTTGCCATGATGAAACAATTCTAACCACCACACCAGTGTTTCGCTCAGCTAAAGCAACCTAAGACGTCATACCGGCCCATCCTGATGGGCAGTTACAAACAAGTGAGATGAAAGTAAATAGATGTGAAGCAGAGCAGTTCTTGCACTACTTTGTCACAGGAAAGGAGGGACTGTGTGTTGGGAGGGTCAgagtaaaacagtaaaacacacTGGACGCGTAAAATTCCTGAAACTATTGTatgttttaaaagtatttttattagGCTCACCTATTCTTAATGCAGCCGTTCACACAGACTGTGTAACATTGCAGGACTAATTTGCCGCACTCATTTTGTAATTTCACATTGTGGGCCACATTCAGCCtgctttgatcttaagtggggtGAACCAGTGAAACCCTCCTTTCTATCAGTATAGAGGTGAGATATCTTAGCTCAAAAAGACGTGAAATTTCAAAACTGCCTCTCATTTTTTCAATATAACAAGGAACTACTGCtctagtaaatgaaagaaatctgttaTCACAACTCTCTGGGCTCaaactgtaagaaataaatgtataaaattacAGAATATGTTCTGGTAGGTCACTGCCCAAACAATAAGCCTCACAATAACAGCACACGTGTCGTCACTGTGAGTGTTTGATTTGACTCTGAAACAAAGTAAATGTTTGCCATCTCTTATGCTGGAGATTTTAGGTTGGGTGGGTAACATTAATTATGCAGACAAGAGAGAAAGATCAGAGCTAATTACACTGTCAGATACACAAACAGCCACATAGAGAAAATTGCACACACCTGGGAAGCTGTTATGTAGGCAACAGCCAGCTGAGCCTGGTCGTACAACATCTTCTCAAAGTGAGGAACATGCCAGGAGGAGTCTGTGGAGTAACGATGAAAACCCTGAGATAAAGAGACATAAAGAGGGAGGCTGCTTAATTTTACTCACTAAAATTAGTTTAAAGTATCAGTATTACAACATAAGTACATCTGACTTGAACTAAAAACACGATTATACAAAAGAGACCAAGAGTacatctgtgtgtttttgtgtctgacATGAACAAAGCAGGCCGGGGCATTAGAGAAGCCACTTGTGAACATTCTGaatactttttatttaattttcttgtTACTTCATGAATAAAATGTCCTAACAGTACAAAATGCCCATTTTAAGAGCCTTCCTCTAGAGTTTGGGAGTCCTGTTGTAGTGTAGAAAttcccacggggatcaataaagtatacatcattattattattattacaactgTAGTTTGGTTTGTTTATACCTGTGCAATGTGGTCATGGATGCCCCCCAGTGCCATCATGCGAAGCGTGTGCAAGGCCATCTGGAGAGCCTCGACCCCTTCCGATGTGGAGCGATTCACAGTCCAATAGGATATGAGGAACATCAGATTCACTACAGACGCACAggcaagagagagaaacaggaaaagaattgCTGTCAGATAGCCAAATGAAGAATATTCTACAAGTCTTAAAGCTACAGAGCTGACCACTTGGGCTCATGTCGACCTGGTGAGGGGAACTTTGGAGCGTCTCTAAAGCCTCCATACTCTTCCTCAAAGGAATGTGCGAGCTGCTGGAAGCAGCGATTAGCCACGTCTGGAGCCAGTGGAGGACTTTGGCCTGTGTTTGCGGTGATGGTTGTGCCTTTTTTCAGGGCCTCAATGATCCTCTCCCCGCTGGACTCCAAAGCAGGACGATTATTCTGCCACTGAAGAACACAAGCCATACTTCATGTCGTTCATACACTTTCACAGAGACAGTACAGGAGGGTaaagacaacaaacaaaaatatcattTCCATCTCTttaaggactttttttttcacccactCTAACACTGCATGAAATCTGATATACTAACGTTCCCTAATTCTTTAAGTTTTACTACCTGATCTATGATTCTGGTGAGGACCGTCTTGAACCCAGGTCTACCTCCACGGTCTCTGGGAGGGAAGTAGGTGCCTCCAATAAAAGGTCGAAGTTCTGGAGTCAACCACACACTCATAGGCCAACCACCACCTCCACTTGTTGCCTGAAAATGAGGCAAAAATTATGGAGGTGCATTAGCAGAGTGAAGCTGAAAGAGCTTTgcatgtgaaaatgtaaacgTATACAAACCTGCACAAAGGTCATGTAGACCTTATCCACATCAGGCCTCTCTTCTCTGTCTAGCTTGATGCAGACAAAGTTTTCACTAAGGATTTTGCCAATTTCCTCATCCTCGAAGGACTCTCTCTCCATAACGTGGCACCAATGGCATGTGGAATAGCCCACTGGAGGTCAAGCACAAGAAAACTCTTAATGTAGTGGTCCAGATATCTGTAACCTATATCTCTAAGATTCTTTTTTATCTTACCCGATAAAAAGATAGGTTTATCTTCAGTCTTTGCTTTGTCAAAAGCATCTTTCCCCCATGGATACCTGACCAAAAATGAGAaacgaaaagaaaagaaaagaaaaacaaaacttgacaTTTGGCTGTGCTTTCAGAGTGTGTAAGTCCATCTGTAGTTTAAAAAGCACTCACCAGTCGACAGGGTTGTGCGCATGTTGTAGCAGGTAGGGTGACCTCTCCTTAGCTAACCTGTTGGTGTGTCTGTGAGAAGTGGATGATGGCCCTTCACTCCCTGATGCCATACTCATGAAGACAGACGGACTAGACACACAAGATACTTACGTGAATCCTATTTCTTATTAGCAAAACAGAGCAATCTCGATTTTGCTGCCTCAGTGTGGGTCTAAATATATTATAAATTGTGAGTCCAGTTTAACAGATGGCTTCAGTGACTAAATACCTTACACAATATAACCCAGCCCCAGAATGTCATTGTGCAGCCCTTGAGTAATACTCACCTATTGATAAAAATACAGCTACAACATTCAAATTTCTCTATACCTTACATTCCTTACAGAAACACTCTCAATGCCCTGTGTAGTATATcgacataaaaatatataaaataatatactAATATTAATAGGTTAATTTTACTAATTACAATCCATGAGTGTTTCTGGGGCTGTACAAGCTCGTTCAGCAGCTCCTTATTAAAGCTGCAATAGCTGTCAGGCAGCTATTAGCCCAGACTGGCAGCCGTGGCGAATTCCATTTGATTATTCCCCAATTTATTACGACTtagcttaaaaataaaagttcatACACCGGAAAACGTCAATAAACAGCTTTCATTTTATGAGTCATTTTCGTTGAATTCGGGTGGAAAAGCTGCACATATGTGCGTGATTTTTCACGTGTAACTCAGAAGCACAATGCTAAAATTTTCATCTTTAGCGGAGGATGGTCGTACAGAGGGAAACCAGCTAGAAAAGCTAACCAGTTAATAGAAACCAAAACATATTGTCAGCCTTTGTACTTACACCGAATTGAAATGCGTGGCATTATGATTTTAATCAAATGTTTGCACTTACGGGGGAATGTCTCTGGCCACGAGTTAGCCTTAGGGACATATTATTATGAATGATTTTATAAGGGAGTATGGTGTGGTTCGACACTCATCAGTGCTATTGTGCCACAAGCAACAACCGTATCATAATACAACAGATCGTGACTTTTATGCTAAGCCCGCTATGCTTGCTGTAAAATGTCAAAGCAGTGTTTACGTACAGCTAGCACTAGCTACACATTAGCTGAGGCAGTTACCTGAGATAGCAGGCCGCCCGGGGATGGAGGAGCGGTGACCTGTCGCTTGGTGGGTGGGGAATTTGTCTGAAACACCTAAAGTCAACCTGTGATTTCTGCTGTGGCCTATACGCTCCCGAATAAGCTGCAGTTAACACGCATGTAGGTCCCGCGGGGCTATGTTTGGACGCCGACCGACGCCATGCTAGTCTTAACATCCTAATCCACCAAGTGTGTCACTTTAGCAAGCTAACGTTAGCTAGTTTGTGAAGAGACAGCAGTCAAAACTTCCAGGCATGAGTTAAACACTGTTTTTGCAATACCCTCACTTGACAGATGGAGGCGCGACAACAAAGCAGGAGTGGGGATCACAGGAGATAATGTAGTATTTCATTTGgtgatacaaaataaaaatgacaaactgtGCAGTAACGTCTTCTCCCAAGTTTGTTATTTTCGTAAAcgaatttaaattaaatataaaatcttTACATTAcctaaaggaaacaaaacacaaattctAATATATTATAAACCATCTTCGCATTGCATTGGATATGTGTGATAAAATATATCTGCACTTTTTTCCTACCTCCTTGTGTGGCTTATAATTTAATATTACACTCTGTTCATATGCTTATTTTtctacacatttttttattttattaattgttACTAGTCTTGAATTTATACAacacaaaatgtatttgtttttgtatttgacaTATtagataaaaatttaaaaacaatttattgtttatttaaaaaagcaataCAATAATTatgtaaaagcaaaatatttaaGCCTCAAGTAACTGTACAAATTTATATCTTTTCAATGAACCGATGAGTTATCTATGgtttaaagaataaaacacacac
The Oreochromis aureus strain Israel breed Guangdong linkage group 8, ZZ_aureus, whole genome shotgun sequence DNA segment above includes these coding regions:
- the spata20 gene encoding spermatogenesis-associated protein 20; the encoded protein is MLRLAWRRSASKHSPAGPTCVLTAAYSGAYRPQQKSQVDFRCFRQIPHPPSDRSPLLHPRAACYLSPSVFMSMASGSEGPSSTSHRHTNRLAKERSPYLLQHAHNPVDWYPWGKDAFDKAKTEDKPIFLSVGYSTCHWCHVMERESFEDEEIGKILSENFVCIKLDREERPDVDKVYMTFVQATSGGGGWPMSVWLTPELRPFIGGTYFPPRDRGGRPGFKTVLTRIIDQWQNNRPALESSGERIIEALKKGTTITANTGQSPPLAPDVANRCFQQLAHSFEEEYGGFRDAPKFPSPVNLMFLISYWTVNRSTSEGVEALQMALHTLRMMALGGIHDHIAQGFHRYSTDSSWHVPHFEKMLYDQAQLAVAYITASQVSGEQFFAEVAKDVLLYVSRDLSDKSGGFYSAEDADSVPALGGPEKREGAFCVWTASEIRELLPDVVEGAAGNATLADIFMHHYGVKEQGNVAPEQDPHGELQGQNVLIVRYSVELTAARFGITVEKVNELLASARAKMAEVRKSRPRPHLDTKMLASWNGLMLSAYARVGAVLGDKDLVERAVKAGGFLKEHLWDAKRQTILRSCYRGDQMEVQQISPSISGFLDDYAFIICGLLDLYEATLQTEWLQWAEELQLRQDVLFWDDQGGGYFCSDPTDSTVLLQLKEDQDGAEPSANSVSAFNLLRLSHYTGRQEWLQKSQQLLTAFSDRLTTVPIALPEMVRALMAQHYTLKQIVICGQRDAPDTTSLLAAVNSLFLPYKVLMLADGNTESFLCQRLPVLSSMSQLRGVATAYVCQDFTCSLPVTDPQELRRLLLDGTTDTEIE